A window of Komagataella phaffii GS115 chromosome 1, complete sequence contains these coding sequences:
- a CDS encoding RNA polymerase I subunit A135, producing the protein MKASFKTLERENRFKNPPTDKSAFPLLEQAVAPHIGSFNALTDGLNGGLLNLAVKDIGAKTIFDSNDPSRLGNKLKIRVDAVQLAKPSVAVGDKLSVNRKTLPSECRERMITYKSRFMLKVCWSVNDGPEETEIREAGQIPVMLKSNRCHLEKMSPNELVKNKEESDELGGYFIVNGIEKLVRMLIVQRRNHPMALIRPSFGNRGDSYTQFGIQIRAVRPDQTSQTNVLHYLKDGNVTFRFSWRKNEYLVPVPMILKALVETNDREIFDGIVGSETSNSFLTDRLELLLRNYKHYKLVSKQETLAYLGDKFRVVFNATPDVSDVDVGKEVLRRIVLVHLPDNRDKFRLLLFMIRKLYALVSGDCCPDNPDATQHQEVLLGGFLYGMIIKEKIEEYLASIRLQIQTDINRGYPVNFDEPKYMSRVFQRINENIGKKLQYFLSTGNLVSQTGLDLQQVSGYTVVAEKINFYRFISHFRMVHRGSFFAELKTTTVRKLLPESWGFLCPVHTPDGSPCGLLNHLAHKCKISTEESDVSKVPKVLSKLGVSANHVFAAGPQMCCVQLDGKIVGWCTHEQAKIVADTLRFWKVEGGHGIPLDLEVGHVPPSSRGQYPGLYLFGGRARMTRPVRYLPLDKEDIIGPFEQAYINIAVTPEEIESNVHSHVEFSPTNILSILANLTPFSDFNQSPRNMYQCQMGKQTMGTPGVALVHRSDNKLYRLQTGQTPIVKANLYDDYGMDNFPNGTNAVVAVISYTGYDMDDAMIINKSSDERGFGYGTMYKVEVIDLADSRRKGDPITQHFGFGTDEWPESWKQNLDEDGLPAIGTLVNEGDPIVAYYDDTLGKTKVKTYHSSEPAYIEEVKLISDDLGDSELQMVTIKYRITRQPQIGDKFSSRHGQKGVCSRKWPQIDMPFTETGIQPDVIINPHAFPSRMTIGMFVESLAGKAGALHGIAQDSTPWKFNEDDTPADFFGEQLISAGYNYHGNEPMYSGVTGEELRADIYIGVVYYQRLRHMVNDKFQVRSTGPVNSLTMQPVKGRKRNGGIRIGEMERDALIGHGTAFLLQDRLLNCSDYTQTSICKGCGSLLNTQTSVPRIGTKAMIHCRRCSTKINDVTAGTTDDMDLWEDGQGNRYTGGNDTTTVAIPFVLKYLDSELSAMGIRMRYNVEPS; encoded by the coding sequence ATGAAGGCATCGTTCAAGACTTTGGAGCGTGAGAATCGATTCAAGAACCCGCCTACGGATAAATCGGCTTTCCCTTTGTTGGAACAGGCTGTAGCTCCACATATCGGGTCGTTCAATGCTCTTACTGATGGGCTCAATGGTGGATTGTTGAACTTAGCAGTTAAGGATATCGGAGCCAAAACCATATTTGATAGCAACGATCCTTCAAGATTAGgaaacaaattgaagatacGAGTAGATGCAGTTCAGTTGGCTAAGCCGTCTGTGGCTGTTGGAGATAAATTGTCCGTTAACAGGAAGACACTACCATCTGAATGCAGAGAGAGAATGATCACATATAAATCCAGATTCATGCTGAAAGTATGCTGGTCCGTCAACGATGGCccagaagaaacagaaatcAGAGAGGCTGGTCAAATTCCTGTCATGCTAAAGTCAAACAGATGTCATCTTGAGAAAATGTCACCCAATGAACTGGTGAAGAACAAAGAGGAAAGTGACGAGCTTGGAGGGTATTTCATTGTCAACGGTATTGAAAAACTAGTCAGAATGTTGattgttcaaagaagaaaccatcCAATGGCTCTTATTAGACCTagttttggaaacagaGGCGATTCTTATACCCAATTTGGTATTCAAATAAGAGCTGTCAGACCAGACCAGACTTCACAGACAAATGTTCTTCATTACTTGAAAGACGGTAACGTTACCTTCAGGTTcagttggagaaagaaTGAGTATTTGGTCCCCGTCCCTATGATTTTGAAGGCCCTAGTGGAGACCAATGACCGTGAAATTTTTGACGGTATAGTGGGCTCTGAAACTTCCAATTCGTTCTTGACTGATCGTTTGGAATTACTGTTGAGAAATTATAAGCATTACAAGTTAGTTTCGAAACAGGAAACTTTGGCCTATCTTGGAGACAAGTTCAGAGTCGTCTTTAACGCAACACCTGATGTATCCGATGTCGATGTGGGTAAGGAAGTACTGAGAAGAATCGTCCTTGTCCATCTACCCGACAACAGAGATAAATTCAGATTGTTACTATTCATGATTAGAAAACTTTATGCATTAGTTTCTGGAGATTGCTGCCCCGATAATCCAGATGCTACCCAACATCAAGAAGTCTTATTGGGAGGATTCCTTTATGGTATGATTattaaagaaaaaattgaagaataccTGGCCAGTATTCGATTACAAATCCAAACAGACATTAATAGAGGCTATCCAGTGAATTTTGACGAACCGAAGTATATGTCTCgtgtttttcaaagaatcaatgaGAATATTGGTAAGAAACTACAGTATTTCTTGTCTACTGGTAACCTGGTTTCCCAAACGGGATTGGATTTGCAGCAAGTTTCGGGTTATACAGTTGTCGCAGAGAAAATCAACTTCTATAGATTTATCTCTCATTTCCGAATGGTTCATAGAGGTTCATTCTTTGCCGAATTGAAGACAACCACAGTTAGAAAATTACTTCCAGAATCTTGGGGATTTTTGTGTCCTGTGCACACACCAGATGGTTCTCCATGTGGTTTATTGAACCACTTGGCTCACAAGTGTAAAATATCCACCGAAGAATCGGATGTTTCGAAGGTGCCTAAAGTTCTATCAAAACTGGGCGTATCTGCCAATCATGTTTTTGCCGCTGGACCTCAAATGTGTTGCGTTCAGTTAGATGGTAAGATCGTGGGATGGTGTACACATGAACAGGCTAAGATCGTTGCTGACACTTtgagattttggaaagtgGAAGGTGGTCATGGCATTCCTCTTGATTTGGAAGTTGGTCATGTTCCACCTTCTTCTAGAGGTCAATATCCTGGACTATATCTCTTTGGAGGTCGTGCTAGGATGACTAGACCAGTCAGGTACCTACCTTTGGATAAAGAGGATATTATTGGCCCTTTCGAACAAGCATACATTAACATCGCTGTTACTCCGGAAGAGATTGAATCCAATGTTCATAGTCATGTCGAGTTTTCTCCAACCAACATTTTGTCAATTCTTGCGAATTTAACGCCATTTTCTGACTTCAACCAATCTCCAAGAAATATGTATCAGTGTCAGATGGGTAAGCAAACCATGGGTACACCTGGTGTTGCTTTGGTTCATCGAAGTGATAATAAGCTTTATCGTCTACAAACAGGACAAACTCCTATAGTAAAGGCTAATCTTTACGATGACTATGGAATGGACAATTTCCCCAATGGAACAAACGCGGTCGTTGCTGTCATTTCATACACTGGTTACGATATGGACGATGCGATGATCATCAATAAATCGTCAGATGAACGTGGCTTTGGTTACGGTACCATGTATAAAGTTGAAGTGATTGATTTAGCTGACAGCAGAAGGAAAGGTGATCCAATTACTCAACACTTTGGTTTTGGTACTGACGAGTGGCCTGAATCCTGGAAACAGAATCTCGATGAAGACGGATTACCAGCTATTGGGACTCTAGTTAATGAGGGAGATCCCATAGTGGCATACTATGATGACACCCTTGGTAAGACCAAGGTGAAGACTTATCATAGTTCAGAGCCTGCATACATTGAAGAGGTTAAACTGATAAGCGATGATTTGGGAGACTCGGAATTGCAAATGGTCACCATTAAGTACAGAATTACTAGACAACCTCAAATCGGTGATAAATTCTCCTCTAGACACGGACAGAAGGGTGTCTGTTCCCGGAAATGGCCTCAGATAGATATGCCATTTACTGAAACTGGAATACAACCTGATGTCATAATCAATCCGCACGCTTTCCCATCTCGTATGACCATTGGTATGTTTGTGGAATCTCTGGCTGGAAAAGCTGGAGCATTACATGGAATTGCTCAGGACTCTACTCCATGGAAGttcaatgaagatgatacGCCGGCTGATTTCTTCGGTGAGCAGCTAATTAGTGCCGGTTACAATTACCACGGTAATGAGCCAATGTATTCTGGTGTCACCGGTGAAGAATTGAGGGCCGATATTTACATTGGAGTGGTCTACTACCAACGGTTGAGACATATGGTTAACGATAAATTCCAGGTCAGATCTACGGGACCTGTCAACAGCTTGACAATGCAACCAGTCAAGGGACGTAAGAGAAACGGAGGTATTCGTATTGGAGAGATGGAACGTGATGCTCTTATTGGGCACGGTACTGCGTTCTTATTACAAGACCGTCTGTTGAACTGTTCTGACTACACTCAAACATCTATATGTAAAGGCTGTGGATCGTTATTAAACACACAAACATCCGTTCCTCGTATAGGCACGAAAGCCATGATCCACTGCCGTCGTTGTTCCACGAAGATCAATGACGTTACTGCCGGAACGACCGATGATATGGATCTCTGGGAAGATGGACAGGGAAACCGATACACTGGAGGCAACGATACAACCACTGTTGCCATTCCATTTGTGCTTAAATATTTAGACTCAGAGCTGTCTGCGATGGGTATTCGTATGAGATACAATGTGGAACCCAGTTAG
- a CDS encoding mitochondrial 37S ribosomal protein MRPS16 yields the protein MKGSVRIRLARFGRKRQPVYNVVVAKARSARDSQPIEVIGTYNPIAPPLSPEQKLQGLVPTKDIQLDFQKSKYWLSVGAQPTPTIIRLFKKAGILPSEWPSTRVGPIVPEREVIQEKKDL from the coding sequence ATGAAGGGCAGCGTCAGAATAAGATTGGCCAGATTTGGCAGAAAAAGACAACCTGTCTACAACGTGGTGGTGGCGAAAGCAAGATCTGCAAGAGATTCACAACCGATTGAAGTCATAGGCACCTACAACCCCATTGCTCCCCCTCTATCTCCAGAACAAAAGCTTCAAGGACTGGTTCCGACAAAAGACATACAACTCGACTTTCAAAAATCCAAGTATTGGCTTTCCGTTGGTGCCCAGCCAACGCCCACCATTATCAGGCTTTTTAAAAAAGCTGGAATATTACCAAGTGAATGGCCTAGCACCCGAGTCGGCCCAATTGTGCCAGAAAGAGAAGTCATacaggaaaaaaaagatttgTAA
- a CDS encoding Zeta subunit of the coatomer complex (COPI), which coats Golgi-derived transport vesicles: MTTDVSLYTVDSVIILDNTGNRVLVKYSNPPHAPEDSDSLAQRPKQQVQFEKSLFQKTHKVNGDIVLFENKTVVYKEFSDVVIYIVGGLNENECFLFNVLQGLVGALEIVLKYSIDKKTIQENYDMVSLAVDETIDDGIVLETDPSVIAARVSKAPTEENSIKIDLSEEGLFNAFKFARSRVADRLQQGF; this comes from the coding sequence ATGACTACGGATGTGTCTCTTTATACGGTGGATAGTGTGATAATACTGGATAACACCGGAAACAGGGTTTTGGTAAAATATAGCAATCCTCCCCACGCCCCAGAGGACTCAGACTCCCTTGCACAGAGACCCAAACAGCAGGTccagtttgaaaagtctCTCTTTCAGAAGACACACAAGGTAAACGGTGATATcgttctctttgaaaataaaacCGTGGTGTACAAAGAATTTTCAGACGTTGTCATCTACATTGTTGGAGGTTTaaatgaaaatgaatgCTTCTTGTTCAATGTGCTTCAAGGACTTGTTGGAGCATTGGAGATAGTCCTCAAGTACTCTATTGATAAAAAGAcaatccaagaaaactacGATATGGTATCATTAGCAGTTGACGAAACAATAGACGATGGAATTGTTTTGGAGACTGATCCTTCTGTCATTGCTGCTAGAGTTTCCAAGGCACCAACTGAGGAAAACTCCATAAAGATCGATCTGAGTGAAGAAGGGCTGTTCAATGCGTTCAAATTTGCTAGATCCAGGGTTGCTGATCGTCTACAACAGGGGTTTTAA
- a CDS encoding Transcription initiation factor TFIID subunit 3 — translation MPKSSFYFSYLRITIIQLLKSQGFDRCSNTVIDALTDTTIRFLGLLLEKTAKYTASRGESLDDVQIQDISEALTELKIITPCNLLDPYDVSPDNLQGIQNFESWFIGPYPDRARQVARPSKQYIAEVNESLDPSTQFRSKNRIPEYMNSFKKQEEQIDNTGDFPLDEDWIRFNLRVELKRNQAHDSKLKNSVLQPYISNVLEDVQRKNGVNGNGSTDKYATNYDFIITGPTPDKLMQYLPYINSDDEEDDDSYEEENEDSEDQDEDDGDRNNEHNKNDEYGNENQPEQTTPDFDYEEHNDEDDNRQKLKIRLNI, via the exons ATGCCTAAATCCAGCTTTTATTTCAGCTATCTTCGAATAACGATAATACAG CTTTTAAAGTCACAAGGGTTTGATAGATGCTCCAATACCGTTATTGATGCACTGACAGATACCACAATCCGGTTTTTAGGccttcttttggaaaaaactGCGAAATATACTGCCAGTCGTGGAGAATCCCTGGATGATGTCCAGATACAAGATATCTCTGAAGCGCTAACAGAGCTCAAGATAATTACACCTTGTAACCTATTAGATCCATATGATGTGTCTCCAGATAACCTTCAAGGtattcaaaactttgaaagctgGTTCATCGGCCCGTACCCAGATAGGGCAAGGCAAGTGGCCAGGCCAAGCAAACAATACATAGCGGAAGTCAATGAGAGTTTAGACCCCAGCACACAGTTCAGGTCCAAAAACAGAATCCCTGAATACATGAACAGTTTTAAGAAGCAGGAAGAACAAATAGATAATACCGGTGATTTCCCTCTAGATGAAGACTGGATAAGATTCAATCTCAGAGTGGAACTCAAGAGAAACCAAGCACATGATTCtaaactgaaaaattccgTGTTGCAGCCGTATATTTCAAATGTATTGGAGGATGTGCAGAGAAAAAACGGAGTAAATGGAAATGGTTCCACAGACAAATATGCAACCAATTACGATTTCATTATCACTGGTCCAACTCCAGACAAATTAATGCAATACCTTCCTTATATTAATAGTGACGATgaggaagacgatgatTCATACGAAGAGGAGAATGAAGATTCCGAAGACCAGGATGAGGATGATGGTGACCGCAACAATGAACACAACAAAAATGACGAATATGGCAATGAAAATCAACCAGAACAAACGACTCCCGATTTTGATTACGAAGAACacaatgatgaagacgataATCGACAAAAATTAAAGATTCGTCTAAATATATAA
- a CDS encoding High affinity Ca2+/Mn2+ P-type ATPase required for Ca2+ and Mn2+ transport into Golgi: MTANENPFENELTGSSESAPPALESKTGESLKYCKYTVDQVIEEFQTDGLKGLCNSQDIVYRRSVHGPNEMEVEEEESLFSKFLSSFYSDPLILLLMGSAVISFLMSNIDDAISITMAITIVVTVGFVQEYRSEKSLEALNKLVPAEAHLTRNGNTETVLAANLVPGDLVDFSVGDRIPADVRIIHASHLSIDESNLTGENEPVSKDSKPVESDDPNIPLNSRSCIGYMGTLVRDGNGKGIVIGTAKNTAFGSVFEMMSSIEKPKTPLQQAMDKLGKDLSAFSFGIIGLICLVGVFQGRPWLEMFQISVSLAVAAIPEGLPIIVTVTLALGVLRMAKQRAIVKRLPSVETLGSVNVICSDKTGTLTQNHMTVNRLWTVDMGDEFLKIEQGESYANYLKPDTLKVLQTGNIVNNAKYSNEKEKYLGNPTDIAIIESLEKFDLQDIRATKERMLEIPFSSSKKYQAVSVHSGDKSKSEIFVKGALNKVLERCSRYYNAEGIATPLTDEIRRKSLQMADTLASSGLRILSFAYDKGNFEETGDGPSDMIFCGLLGMNDPPRPSVSKSILKFMRGGVHIIMITGDSESTAVAVAKQVGMVIDNSKYAVLSGDDIDAMSTEQLSQAISHCSVFARTTPKHKVSIVRALQARGDIVAMTGDGVNDAPALKLADIGIAMGNMGTDVAKEAADMVLTDDDFSTILSAIQEGKGIFYNIQNFLTFQLSTSIAALSLIALSTAFNLPNPLNAMQILWINIIMDGPPAQSLGVEPVDKAVMNKPPRKRNDKILTGKVIQRVVQSSFIIVCGTLYVYMHEIKDNEVTARDTTMTFTCFVFFDMFNALTTRHHSKSIAELGWNNTMFNFSVAASILGQLGAIYIPFLQSIFQTEPLSLKDLVHLLLLSSSVWIVDELRKLYVRRRDASPYNGYSMAV; this comes from the coding sequence ATGACAGCTAATGAAAATCCTTTTGAGAATGAGCTGACAGgatcttctgaatctgCCCCCCCTGCATTGGAATCGAAGACTGGAGAGTCTCTTAAGTATTGCAAATATACCGTGGATCAGGTCATAGAAGAGTTTCAAACGGATGGTCTCAAAGGATTGTGCAATTCCCAGGACATCGTATATCGGAGGTCTGTTCATGGGCCAAATGAAATGGAAGtcgaagaggaagagagTCTTTTTTCGAAATTCTTGTCAAGTTTCTACAGCGATCCATTGATTCTGTTACTGATGGGTTCCGCTGTGATTAGCTTTTTGATGTCTAACATTGATGATGCGATATCTATCACTATGGCAATTACGATCGTTGTCACAGTTggatttgttcaagagtATCGATCCGAGAAATCATTGGAGGCATTGAACAAGTTAGTCCCTGCCGAAGCTCATCTAACTAGGAATGGGAACACTGAAACTGTTCTTGCTGCCAACCTAGTCCCAGGAGACTTGGTGGATTTTTCGGTTGGTGACAGAATTCCGGCTGATGTGAGAATTATTCACGCTTCCCACTTGAGTATCGACGAGAGCAACCTAACTGGTGAAAATGAACCAGTTTCTAAAGACAGCAAACCTGTTGAAAGTGATGACCCAAACATTCCCTTGAACAGCCGTTCATGTATTGGGTATATGGGCACTTTAGTTCGTGATGGTAATGGCAAAGGTATTGTCATCGGAACAGCCAAAAACACAGCTTTTGGCTCTGTTTTCGAAATGATGAGCTCTATTGAGAAACCAAAGACTCCTCTTCAACAGGCTATGGATAAACTTGGTAAGGATTTGTCTGCTTTTTCCTTCGGAATCATCGGCCTTATTTGCTTGGTTGGTGTTTTTCAAGGTAGACCCTGGTTGGAAATGTTCCAGATCTCTGTATCCTTGGCTGTTGCTGCGATTCCAGAAGGTCTTCCTATTATTGTGACTGTGACTCTTGCTCTTGGTGTGTTGCGTATGGCTAAACAGAGGGCCATCGTCAAAAGACTGCCTAGTGTTGAAACTTTGGGATCCGTCAATGTTATCTGTAGTGATAAGACGGGAACATTGACCCAAAATCATATGACCGTTAACAGATTATGGACTGTGGATATGGGCGAtgaattcttgaaaattgaACAAGGGGAGTCCTATGCCAATTATCTCAAACCCGATACGCTAAAAGTTCTGCAAACTGGTAATATAGTCAACAATGCCAAATattcaaatgaaaaggaaaaatacCTCGGAAACCCAACTGATATTGCAATTATTGAATCTTtagaaaaatttgatttgCAGGACATTAGAGCAACAAAGGAAAGAATGTTGGAGATTCCATTTTCTTCGTCCAAGAAATATCAGGCCGTCAGTGTTCACTCTGGAGACAAAAGcaaatctgaaatttttgttAAAGGCGCTCTGAacaaagttttggaaagatgtTCAAGATATTACAATGCTGAAGGTATCGCCACTCCACTCACAGATGAAATTAGAAGAAAATCCTTGCAAATGGCCGATACGTTAGCATCTTCAGGATTGAGAATACTGTCGTTTGCTTACGACAAAggcaattttgaagaaactggCGATGGACCATCGGATATGATCTTTTGTGGTCTTTTAGGTATGAACGATCCTCCTAGACCATCTGTAAGTAaatcaattttgaaattcatGAGAGGTGGGGTTCACATTATTATGATTACAGGAGATTCAGAATCCACGGCCGTAGCCGTTGCCAAACAGGTCGGAATGGTAATTGACAATTCAAAATATGCTGTCCTCAGTGGAGACGATATAGATGCTATGAGTACAGAGCAACTGTCTCAGGCGATCTCACATTGTTCTGTATTTGCCCGGACTACTCCAAAACATAAGGTGTCCATTGTAAGAGCACTACAGGCCAGAGGAGATATTGTTGCAATGACTGGTGACGGTGTCAATGATGCCCCAGCTCTAAAACTGGCCGACATCGGAATTGCCATGGGTAATATGGGGACCGATGTTGCCAAAGAGGCAGCCGACATGGTTTTGACTGATGATGACTTTTCTACAATCTTATCTGCAATCCAGGAGGGTAAAGGTATTTTCTACAACATCCAGAACTTTTTAACGTTCCAACTTTCTACTTCAATTGCTGCTCTTTCGTTAATTGCTCTGAGTACTGCTTTCAACCTGCCAAATCCATTGAATGCCATGCAGATTTTGTGGATCAATATTATCATGGATGGACCTCCAGCTCAGTCTTTGGGTGTTGAGCCAGTTGATAAAGCTGTGATGAACAAACCACCAAGAAAGCGAAATGATAAAATTCTGACAGGTAAGGTGATTCAAAGGGTAGTACAAAGTAGTTTTATCATTGTTTGTGGTACTCTGTACGTATACATGCATGAGATCAAAGATAATGAGGTCACAGCAAGAGACACTACGATGACCTTTACATGCTTTGTATTCTTTGACATGTTCAACGCATTAACGACAAGACACCATTCTAAAAGTATTGCAGAACTTGGATGGAATAATACTATGTTCAACTTTTCCGTTGCAGCTTCTATTTTGGGTCAACTAGGAGCTATTTACATTCCATTTTTGCAGTCTATTTTCCAGACTGAACCTCTGAGCCTCAAAGATTTGGTCCATTTATTGTTGTTATCGAGTTCAGTATGGATTGTAGACGAGCTTCGAAAACTCTACGTCAGGAGACGTGACGCATCCCCATACAATGGATACAGCATGGCTGTTTGA
- a CDS encoding tRNAHis guanylyltransferase: protein MANSKFEYVKAFEKEVYLLPETYMVVRVDGRGFHKLSETYKFEKPNDLNALELMNKAAQSVMEKIPEALLAYGDSDEYSFLLQKNCEIFERREAKLTSTFSSTFTAYYNFYWKDYFPNSPLTPERLPTFDARVVLYPNQQNVKDYFSWRQVDCHINNLYNTTFWQLILKKGLTPQESEKRLMGTLSSDKNEILFTELGINYNDEAEIYKKGTVLIREWELKDDQPSLNERELSKRQKDRLRKKFRKAKIQKYHIDIINEGFWNERPWLLES, encoded by the coding sequence ATGGCCAACTCGAAGTTTGAGTATGTGAAAGCCTTTGAAAAGGAGGTTTATCTGCTCCCAGAAACATATATGGTGGTACGGGTCGATGGAAGGGGGTTTCACAAACTTTCAGAGACctacaagtttgaaaagcCAAACGACCTGAATGCATTGGAACTGATGAACAAAGCAGCACAATCGGTTATGGAGAAGATCCCAGAAGCCTTGCTGGCTTATGGGGACTCTGATGAATACTCGTTTCTTCTCCAGAAAAATTGTGAGATATTTGAAAGAAGGGAGGCCAAATTGACCAGCACGTTTAGTTCCACGTTCACAGCTTACTATAATTTCTACTGGAAGGACTATTTTCCCAATTCCCCGCTAACTCCAGAAAGATTACCTACCTTTGATGCCAGAGTTGTCCTTTATCCTAATCAACAGAATGTGAAGGACTATTTCAGTTGGAGACAAGTAGACTGCCATATTAATAACTTATACAATACCACCTTTTGGCAATTGATCCTGAAAAAAGGGCTTACCCCACAGGAATCCgagaaaagattgatgGGAACTCTGTCCAGTGACAAGAACGAAATTCTTTTCACGGAATTGGGCATCAATTACAACGATGAGGCAGAAATTTACAAGAAGGGGACGGTTTTGATCCGAGAGTGGGAACTTAAGGATGACCAGCCGAGTCTGAACGAAAGAGAATTATCAAAGAGGCAAAAGGATAGACTACgaaaaaaattcagaaaagCTAAAATACAAAAATATCACATAGACATTATTAATGAGGGGTTCTGGAACGAAAGACCTTGGTTGTTGGAAAGCTAG
- a CDS encoding Protein required for respiratory growth, translating to MNTKILHVDPSSILFNKDEGIETCTPIFTDPKTKSYLDEASIILRSHKNCIGFPTETVYGLGASSLNDESVKSIYIAKNRPLDNPLITHVASLSQLHRKILPPSTKIPDIYLPLIKKFWPGPLTILLPVEDDTTLSRLTTAGQDTFAVRIPNHPVARALIAISDEPLAAPSANASTRPSPTLAEHVYHDLQGRIPLIIDGGPSNVGLESSVVNGLTNPPMLLRPGGISLKQIQEVGHGWEDIVTAKKTANASEPVRTPGMKYKHYSPTAKVILFVKCGNGVKAVQEALSRYPNSKIALLTGSEFEIPETLQAQFAIVDHLGSSITEMAHNLFAKLRNLDKNDMDYIFIEGVPDAGEGLALMNRLSKAAHETISNDSK from the coding sequence ATGAATACCAAGATTTTGCATGTGGACCCATCCTCCATacttttcaacaaagacGAAGGAATCGAAACTTGTACTCCCATCTTTACTGATCCCAAAACGAAATCCTATCTAGACGAGGCATCCATCATTTTAAGATCCCATAAGAACTGTATTGGTTTTCCAACCGAAACAGTATATGGCCTTGGTGCTTCATCACTGAATGACGAGTCTGTGAAATCCATTTATATTGCCAAGAATCGACCGTTGGATAATCCACTAATTACTCATGTTGCCTCGCTGAGTCAACTACACCGCAAGATTTTACCTCCATCAACTAAAATACCCGATATTTACTTACCATTGATTAAGAAATTCTGGCCTGGCCCGTTGACAATTCTTTTGCCTGTTGAGGATGACACAACCTTGTCCAGATTAACCACTGCCGGTCAGGATACTTTCGCAGTGAGAATACCCAACCATCCAGTTGCAAGGGCCCTCATTGCCATTTCAGATGAACCTTTGGCTGCTCCTTCGGCTAATGCTTCCACTAGACCATCTCCTACGCTAGCAGAACATGTTTATCATGATCTGCAAGGAAGGATTCCACTGATTATAGACGGTGGACCCTCAAATGTTGGATTGGAGAGTTCTGTAGTCAATGGACTTACAAATCCCCCTATGCTATTACGTCCCGGTGGAATTTCTCTAAAGCAAATACAAGAAGTCGGGCACGGTTGGGAGGACATAGTCACAGCTAAAAAAACTGCGAATGCATCTGAACCTGTCAGAACTCCCGGCATGAAGTATAAACACTACTCCCCAACTGCCAAGGTTATTCTATTCGTTAAGTGTGGAAATGGAGTTAAGGCAGTCCAGGAAGCTCTTTCACGATACCCAAACTCCAAGATTGCCTTATTGACAGGATCCGAATTTGAAATACCAGAAACATTACAAGCCCAGTTTGCTATTGTTGATCATCTAGGATCTTCCATCACCGAAATGGCACACAACCTATTTGCCAAATTAAGAAATCTGGATAAAAACGATATGGACTATATCTTCATTGAAGGTGTTCCAGATGCTGGAGAAGGTTTGGCATTAATGAACCGGTTGTCAAAAGCTGCACATGAAACTATATCTAATGATTCTAAGTAA